Proteins encoded together in one Cervus canadensis isolate Bull #8, Minnesota chromosome 7, ASM1932006v1, whole genome shotgun sequence window:
- the LOC122444663 gene encoding centromere protein S: protein MMEEEEGAEEQQRFSYRQRLKAAVHYTVGCLCEEVALDKDMQFSKQTIAAISEVTFRQCENFANDLEMFARHGKRSTINTEDVKLLARRSHSLLKYITEKNEDIAQLNLERKAKKKKKLEDENRNSVESAEAGVEESEN from the exons atgatggaggaggaggagggggccgaGGAGCAGCAACGCTTCTCTTACCGACAGAGGCTAAAGGCAGCGGTTCACTACACGGTTGGTTGTCTTTGCGAGGAAGTTGCGTTGGACAAAGACATGCAGTTCAGCAAGCAAACCATTGCAGCGATCTCAGAGGTGACCTTCCGACAGTGTG AAAATTTTGCCAACGACCTTGAGATGTTTGCAAGACATGGGAAAAGAAGCACAATTAACACTGAAGATGTGAAGCTCTTAGCCAGGAGGAGTCATTCACTGCTAAAATAcatcacagagaaaaatgaagacatcGCTCAGCTTAacttggaaagaaaagcaaagaagaagaagaagttggAGGATGAAAACAGAAATTCAGTGGAGTCAGCAGAGGCTGGTGTAGAGGAAAGTGAGAATTAA